In the genome of Vibrio sp. NTOU-M3, one region contains:
- the hutI gene encoding imidazolonepropionase, with the protein MSKPYDFALTNARLVTMADGQQGYAVSAPQTILVRDGKIADITTGNAENVLASYDCEQRIVTPGFIDCHTHLIYAGSRANEFEMRLQGIPYQEIARQGGGILSTVKATRLATQDELVELALPRLDGLIRSGVTTIEVKSGYGLSVKDEIKMLRAAKALQDHRAIHISTTLLAAHALPPEYQGKADRYIDLVCHEIIPQVAEEKLACSVDVFCESIGFDLSQTERVFQTAIAYGLNIKGHTEQLSNLGGSELTAKYGGLSVDHIEYLDNKGVQALSNSNTVATLLPGAFYFLRETQLPPIDALREHNIPIALATDLNPGTSPFADLTMMMNMGCTLFGLTPEETLRGVTCHAAQALGLETSRGRIQPGYDADLAIWNVSHPAELSYQVGIPQLSARLVKGELRHV; encoded by the coding sequence ATGAGTAAGCCCTACGATTTCGCATTAACCAACGCACGCCTAGTCACAATGGCAGACGGACAGCAAGGATATGCCGTAAGTGCGCCTCAAACCATTCTTGTCCGTGATGGAAAGATTGCTGATATCACAACGGGTAATGCTGAAAATGTACTGGCTTCGTATGACTGTGAACAACGCATTGTCACTCCCGGTTTCATTGACTGTCATACACACCTCATTTATGCAGGAAGCCGTGCAAATGAGTTTGAAATGCGCCTGCAAGGTATTCCTTATCAGGAAATCGCTCGTCAAGGTGGTGGAATTCTTTCTACCGTTAAAGCCACGCGATTAGCAACGCAGGATGAATTGGTTGAGCTTGCACTGCCCAGATTAGATGGCCTTATCCGAAGTGGCGTCACTACCATTGAAGTCAAGTCTGGGTATGGATTAAGTGTAAAAGATGAAATAAAGATGCTCAGAGCAGCAAAAGCATTGCAAGATCATCGTGCCATTCATATTTCAACCACGCTCTTAGCAGCACATGCCCTGCCACCAGAATATCAAGGCAAAGCCGATCGCTATATTGATCTGGTGTGTCATGAAATCATCCCGCAGGTTGCAGAAGAAAAGCTCGCTTGTAGCGTCGATGTATTTTGCGAATCGATTGGTTTCGATTTATCCCAAACCGAACGAGTTTTTCAAACAGCGATAGCCTATGGCTTAAATATCAAAGGTCATACTGAGCAGCTATCTAATCTCGGCGGCAGTGAACTCACCGCAAAATATGGCGGATTGTCGGTTGATCATATTGAATATTTAGATAACAAGGGTGTCCAAGCACTGAGCAATTCCAACACCGTTGCCACCCTGCTTCCCGGTGCGTTCTACTTCCTCAGAGAAACTCAACTACCTCCTATTGATGCGCTAAGGGAACATAACATTCCTATTGCACTGGCGACCGATCTCAATCCAGGCACCTCACCTTTTGCAGATTTGACTATGATGATGAATATGGGCTGTACATTATTTGGCCTTACCCCTGAAGAAACATTAAGGGGGGTAACATGCCACGCAGCGCAAGCCCTCGGTTTGGAAACATCCCGAGGAAGAATCCAACCCGGTTATGATGCAGACTTAGCCATTTGGAACGTTTCTCACCCAGCAGAACTTAGCTATCAGGTGGGTATCCCTCAGCTTTCTGCTCGGCTGGTGAAGGGAGAATTACGTCATGTCTAA
- the hutC gene encoding histidine utilization repressor — protein MSNSPLYLQIKQYISNKIESGQWPIGHRITTELELTKQFQVSRMTVNKAIRDLVAEGKLQRRPRAGTFVCAPDDKAESPLLDIRNIAEEVAQRGKSYHSQVVKHMAIKANETTAIKLGVMLGSQVFYSEIIHFEDKTPIQLELRWVNAAYAPDYMKQDFSTTTPNQYLSQNCPLSAIEHTVEAIVADEHVRTSLKLSANEPCLLLNRRTWSEDKLVSSALLYHPGTRYKLSSKVLLQ, from the coding sequence ATGAGTAACTCACCGCTTTATTTGCAAATTAAGCAGTATATTTCAAACAAAATTGAATCTGGTCAGTGGCCTATCGGTCATCGTATTACTACCGAATTGGAACTCACTAAGCAGTTTCAAGTAAGTCGTATGACGGTGAACAAAGCTATCCGAGATCTTGTTGCCGAAGGAAAATTGCAGCGCAGACCACGCGCTGGCACTTTTGTTTGTGCTCCAGACGATAAAGCCGAGTCACCTTTGCTTGATATACGTAATATTGCAGAAGAAGTAGCTCAACGAGGTAAGTCATATCACAGCCAAGTTGTTAAACATATGGCGATCAAAGCGAATGAAACAACAGCAATAAAGCTAGGTGTGATGTTAGGCAGCCAAGTGTTCTATAGTGAGATTATTCACTTCGAAGATAAGACCCCTATTCAGCTTGAACTACGTTGGGTAAACGCCGCTTACGCACCTGACTACATGAAGCAAGACTTTTCAACTACCACACCAAACCAATATCTTTCGCAGAATTGTCCGCTCAGCGCCATAGAACATACTGTGGAAGCAATTGTGGCTGATGAACACGTCCGCACCTCGCTTAAACTGTCAGCCAACGAACCATGTCTATTGCTTAACCGCCGTACATGGAGTGAAGATAAGCTTGTGAGCTCTGCATTGCTTTATCATCCCGGTACTCGATACAAATTAAGTTCTAAAGTCCTCCTACAGTAA